A genomic segment from Neodiprion lecontei isolate iyNeoLeco1 chromosome 1, iyNeoLeco1.1, whole genome shotgun sequence encodes:
- the LOC107225082 gene encoding DDB1- and CUL4-associated factor 6 isoform X2, translated as MKRAKQNVFRDIYNQPYDDTTRLKLYTSSKASLQLMQRMSLLKRLKVHNGCVNSICWNNSGELLLSGSDDQHLVLTNAYNYQVLTDYKTSHRANIFSAKFLPNSGDHRIISCSGDGIILYTDLMRRAETFNNQFTCHSGTTYEIATIPNEPHSFLSCGEDGTVRWFDLRVKDKCNSSRCKDDVLISCQRAVTALSVNPLMPHQLAIGCSDSTVRTFDRRMLGTPATGWTDNGGSVRPLCSFTVPEFEGNSYRITSLSYSPDGQDVLVSYSSDHLYLFSVKDQGSVHLKKDSVLGKGKGKKHPLRSPQPVRRLRLRGDWSDTGPDARPEREGGRRGGTEIAQARPVLHTSLMQRMTDVLSRMLNDPATRAALSGGGEDSLEGVVDQQEESNQNVSGNVENNNEVSGDRASDEVESLEGITEPVIAEPSGNSQVESLNLIETVAPTTDSIMVDANAEEFENNSSVPVIPPSELPTAVPALTENRSILTKSDDVPMETDSSHTDVSKASIQSLKSLSISRLDNQNRADSAVPSTSIDANREDSMIENLQDRLTTMRDGFLERHGSEPAVSLTYSDRSSTGATISLGVGDEVIRDGFHPGPSSSQNANSAIDNVGPSLNRNKQPTCNTTEDSDEDVYNDSDDEDISPTRRNVNPIETEMDEAIASARGSQGHEMFDESCLTELRVKQKYMGHRNARTMIKEANFWGDDYVMSGSDCGHVFIWERSTANLCMLLEADQHVVNCLQPHPYLPMLATSGIDYDVKLWAPINEETSFDDKFAEDLKKRNAVMLEETKDTITVPAVFMIRMLACLNQIRRGRGRNRRRSGDETDELRGG; from the exons ATGAAGAGAGCTAAACAGAATGTTTTTCGTGACATCTACAATCAGCCTTACGACGATACCACGAGACTCAAACTTTATACAAGTAGCAAAG CAAGCCTACAACTCATGCAGCGAATGTCGCTATTGAAGAGATTGAAGGTCCACAACGGTTGTGTCAATTCAATTTGCTGGAATAATAGTGGAGAGTTGTTATTATCTGGGAGCGATGATCAACATTTGGTTTTAACCAATGCATACAATTATCAG GTGCTGACAGATTATAAAACAAGTCACAGGGCAAATATTTTCAgtgcaaaatttttgccaaacaGTGGTGATCATCGCATTATATCATGCAGTGGCGACGGTATTATTCTTTATACAG ATCTGATGAGAAGGGCAGAGACATTTAATAATCAATTCACATGCCACAGCGGAACCACTTATGAAATTGCTACTATACCCAATGAACCGCACAGTTTTCTCAGTTGCGGAGAAGACGGAACTGTCAGATGGTTTGATCTCAGAGTCAAGGACAAATGTAACTCCTCAAGGTGCAAAGAT GATGTACTGATCTCGTGTCAAAGAGCCGTAACAGCTCTATCTGTTAATCCACTTATGCCTCATCAACTGGCGATTGGATGTTCTGATAGCACAGTGCGAACTTTTGATAGAAGAATGCTTGGGACCCCAGCCACAG gTTGGACTGATAATGGTGGGTCAGTGAGACCACTGTGCAGCTTCACCGTCCCCGAATTTGAAGGGAATTCATACAGAATAACATCGTTGAGTTATAGTCCAGATGGACAAGACGTCCTCGTCAGCTACAGCAGCGATcacctttatttatttagcgTAAAG GATCAAGGCAGTGTACATTTGAAAAAAGACTCTGTCCTCGGTAAGGGCAAAGGGAAGAAACATCCTCTGAGATCCCCTCAGCCAGTAAGAAGATTGAGACTCAGAGGTGATTGGTCTGACACTGGGCCTGATGCACGTCCGGAACGTGAAGGTGGTCGCCGCGGTGGGACtg AAATAGCTCAAGCTCGTCCTGTGCTGCATACATCGTTGATGCAGAGAATGACAGATGTTCTCAGTCGTATGTTGAATGACCCTGCTACTCGAGCTGCGCTTAGCGGCGGTGGTGAAGATAGCCTTGAAGGTGTTGTAGATCAACAAGAGGAGAGTAATCAAAATGTAAGTGGTAATGTTGAGAACAACAATGAAGTGAGCGGCGACAGGGCGAGCGATGAAGTCGAATCACTGGAAGGAATAACGGAGCCTG TCATTGCAGAGCCAAGCGGTAACAGTCAAGTAGAAAGtttgaatttgattgaaaCCGTGGCTCCAACTACCGACAGCATAATGGTAGATGCAAATGCTGAAGAGTTCGAAAATAACTCAAGCGTTCCTGTTATACCTCCATCTGAGTTACCTACAGCTGTACCTGCATTGACCGAGAACAGATCAATTCTCACCAAATCTGATGATGTTCCTATGGAAACTGATTCTAGTCATACCGATGTATCAAAGGCTTCCATCCAATCACTGAAATCACTCAGTATATCGAGGTTAGATAACCAGAATAGAGCGGACAGTGCAGTTCCCAGCACAAGTATTGACGCTAATAGAGAAGATAGTATGATAGAAAATCTGCAAGACAGATTAACCACAATGCGAGATGGATTTCTTGAACG TCATGGCAGTGAACCAGCTGTAAGTTTAACCTACTCTGACAGAAGTTCAACAGGTGCTACCATTTCTCTAGGTGTTGGAGACGAAGTCATTCGTGATGGTTTTCATCCAG GTCCATCCAGTAGCCAAAATGCTAACAGTGCAATAGATAATGTGGGGCCAAGTCTAAATCGCAACAAACAACCGACATGTAATACAACTGAAG ATTCCGACGAAGATGTGTATAACGACAGTGATGATGAGGACATCAGTCCAACCAGGAG GAATGTGAATCCGATTGAAACAGAGATGGATGAGGCTATAGCGAGTGCTCGTGGATCCCAGGGTCATGAAATGTTTGATGAAAGTTGTCTAACAGAATTAAGAGTCAAACAGAAATATATGGGTCATCGTAATGCGAG GACCATGATTAAAGAAGCTAACTTTTGGGGTGACGATTACGTCATGTCTGGCAGTGACTGTGGGCATGTCTTTATTTGGGAAAGAAGTACAGCGAACTTGTGTATGCTTCTCGAGGCTGATCAGCACGTAGTTAATTGCCTACAGCCGCACCCCTACCTACCAATGTTAGCCACCTCGGGAATTGATTATGATGTCAAATTATGGGCGCCAATTAATGAGGAAACGAGTTTTGACGATAAATTTGCCGAAGAT ctcAAGAAACGTAATGCCGTTATGTTGGAAGAGACTAAAGATACCATCACAGTGCCTGCAGTATTTATGATCAGGATGTTGGCATGCCTCAACCAGATACGCAGAG
- the LOC107225082 gene encoding DDB1- and CUL4-associated factor 6 isoform X1 has protein sequence MKRAKQNVFRDIYNQPYDDTTRLKLYTSSKASLQLMQRMSLLKRLKVHNGCVNSICWNNSGELLLSGSDDQHLVLTNAYNYQVLTDYKTSHRANIFSAKFLPNSGDHRIISCSGDGIILYTDLMRRAETFNNQFTCHSGTTYEIATIPNEPHSFLSCGEDGTVRWFDLRVKDKCNSSRCKDDVLISCQRAVTALSVNPLMPHQLAIGCSDSTVRTFDRRMLGTPATGWTDNGGSVRPLCSFTVPEFEGNSYRITSLSYSPDGQDVLVSYSSDHLYLFSVKDQGSVHLKKDSVLGKGKGKKHPLRSPQPVRRLRLRGDWSDTGPDARPEREGGRRGGTEIAQARPVLHTSLMQRMTDVLSRMLNDPATRAALSGGGEDSLEGVVDQQEESNQNVSGNVENNNEVSGDRASDEVESLEGITEPVIAEPSGNSQVESLNLIETVAPTTDSIMVDANAEEFENNSSVPVIPPSELPTAVPALTENRSILTKSDDVPMETDSSHTDVSKASIQSLKSLSISRLDNQNRADSAVPSTSIDANREDSMIENLQDRLTTMRDGFLERHGSEPAVSLTYSDRSSTGATISLGVGDEVIRDGFHPGPSSSQNANSAIDNVGPSLNRNKQPTCNTTEDSDEDVYNDSDDEDISPTRRNVNPIETEMDEAIASARGSQGHEMFDESCLTELRVKQKYMGHRNASFFRTMIKEANFWGDDYVMSGSDCGHVFIWERSTANLCMLLEADQHVVNCLQPHPYLPMLATSGIDYDVKLWAPINEETSFDDKFAEDLKKRNAVMLEETKDTITVPAVFMIRMLACLNQIRRGRGRNRRRSGDETDELRGG, from the exons ATGAAGAGAGCTAAACAGAATGTTTTTCGTGACATCTACAATCAGCCTTACGACGATACCACGAGACTCAAACTTTATACAAGTAGCAAAG CAAGCCTACAACTCATGCAGCGAATGTCGCTATTGAAGAGATTGAAGGTCCACAACGGTTGTGTCAATTCAATTTGCTGGAATAATAGTGGAGAGTTGTTATTATCTGGGAGCGATGATCAACATTTGGTTTTAACCAATGCATACAATTATCAG GTGCTGACAGATTATAAAACAAGTCACAGGGCAAATATTTTCAgtgcaaaatttttgccaaacaGTGGTGATCATCGCATTATATCATGCAGTGGCGACGGTATTATTCTTTATACAG ATCTGATGAGAAGGGCAGAGACATTTAATAATCAATTCACATGCCACAGCGGAACCACTTATGAAATTGCTACTATACCCAATGAACCGCACAGTTTTCTCAGTTGCGGAGAAGACGGAACTGTCAGATGGTTTGATCTCAGAGTCAAGGACAAATGTAACTCCTCAAGGTGCAAAGAT GATGTACTGATCTCGTGTCAAAGAGCCGTAACAGCTCTATCTGTTAATCCACTTATGCCTCATCAACTGGCGATTGGATGTTCTGATAGCACAGTGCGAACTTTTGATAGAAGAATGCTTGGGACCCCAGCCACAG gTTGGACTGATAATGGTGGGTCAGTGAGACCACTGTGCAGCTTCACCGTCCCCGAATTTGAAGGGAATTCATACAGAATAACATCGTTGAGTTATAGTCCAGATGGACAAGACGTCCTCGTCAGCTACAGCAGCGATcacctttatttatttagcgTAAAG GATCAAGGCAGTGTACATTTGAAAAAAGACTCTGTCCTCGGTAAGGGCAAAGGGAAGAAACATCCTCTGAGATCCCCTCAGCCAGTAAGAAGATTGAGACTCAGAGGTGATTGGTCTGACACTGGGCCTGATGCACGTCCGGAACGTGAAGGTGGTCGCCGCGGTGGGACtg AAATAGCTCAAGCTCGTCCTGTGCTGCATACATCGTTGATGCAGAGAATGACAGATGTTCTCAGTCGTATGTTGAATGACCCTGCTACTCGAGCTGCGCTTAGCGGCGGTGGTGAAGATAGCCTTGAAGGTGTTGTAGATCAACAAGAGGAGAGTAATCAAAATGTAAGTGGTAATGTTGAGAACAACAATGAAGTGAGCGGCGACAGGGCGAGCGATGAAGTCGAATCACTGGAAGGAATAACGGAGCCTG TCATTGCAGAGCCAAGCGGTAACAGTCAAGTAGAAAGtttgaatttgattgaaaCCGTGGCTCCAACTACCGACAGCATAATGGTAGATGCAAATGCTGAAGAGTTCGAAAATAACTCAAGCGTTCCTGTTATACCTCCATCTGAGTTACCTACAGCTGTACCTGCATTGACCGAGAACAGATCAATTCTCACCAAATCTGATGATGTTCCTATGGAAACTGATTCTAGTCATACCGATGTATCAAAGGCTTCCATCCAATCACTGAAATCACTCAGTATATCGAGGTTAGATAACCAGAATAGAGCGGACAGTGCAGTTCCCAGCACAAGTATTGACGCTAATAGAGAAGATAGTATGATAGAAAATCTGCAAGACAGATTAACCACAATGCGAGATGGATTTCTTGAACG TCATGGCAGTGAACCAGCTGTAAGTTTAACCTACTCTGACAGAAGTTCAACAGGTGCTACCATTTCTCTAGGTGTTGGAGACGAAGTCATTCGTGATGGTTTTCATCCAG GTCCATCCAGTAGCCAAAATGCTAACAGTGCAATAGATAATGTGGGGCCAAGTCTAAATCGCAACAAACAACCGACATGTAATACAACTGAAG ATTCCGACGAAGATGTGTATAACGACAGTGATGATGAGGACATCAGTCCAACCAGGAG GAATGTGAATCCGATTGAAACAGAGATGGATGAGGCTATAGCGAGTGCTCGTGGATCCCAGGGTCATGAAATGTTTGATGAAAGTTGTCTAACAGAATTAAGAGTCAAACAGAAATATATGGGTCATCGTAATGCGAG TTTCTTTAGGACCATGATTAAAGAAGCTAACTTTTGGGGTGACGATTACGTCATGTCTGGCAGTGACTGTGGGCATGTCTTTATTTGGGAAAGAAGTACAGCGAACTTGTGTATGCTTCTCGAGGCTGATCAGCACGTAGTTAATTGCCTACAGCCGCACCCCTACCTACCAATGTTAGCCACCTCGGGAATTGATTATGATGTCAAATTATGGGCGCCAATTAATGAGGAAACGAGTTTTGACGATAAATTTGCCGAAGAT ctcAAGAAACGTAATGCCGTTATGTTGGAAGAGACTAAAGATACCATCACAGTGCCTGCAGTATTTATGATCAGGATGTTGGCATGCCTCAACCAGATACGCAGAG
- the LOC107225082 gene encoding DDB1- and CUL4-associated factor 6 isoform X3, producing the protein MRRAETFNNQFTCHSGTTYEIATIPNEPHSFLSCGEDGTVRWFDLRVKDKCNSSRCKDDVLISCQRAVTALSVNPLMPHQLAIGCSDSTVRTFDRRMLGTPATGWTDNGGSVRPLCSFTVPEFEGNSYRITSLSYSPDGQDVLVSYSSDHLYLFSVKDQGSVHLKKDSVLGKGKGKKHPLRSPQPVRRLRLRGDWSDTGPDARPEREGGRRGGTEIAQARPVLHTSLMQRMTDVLSRMLNDPATRAALSGGGEDSLEGVVDQQEESNQNVSGNVENNNEVSGDRASDEVESLEGITEPVIAEPSGNSQVESLNLIETVAPTTDSIMVDANAEEFENNSSVPVIPPSELPTAVPALTENRSILTKSDDVPMETDSSHTDVSKASIQSLKSLSISRLDNQNRADSAVPSTSIDANREDSMIENLQDRLTTMRDGFLERHGSEPAVSLTYSDRSSTGATISLGVGDEVIRDGFHPGPSSSQNANSAIDNVGPSLNRNKQPTCNTTEDSDEDVYNDSDDEDISPTRRNVNPIETEMDEAIASARGSQGHEMFDESCLTELRVKQKYMGHRNASFFRTMIKEANFWGDDYVMSGSDCGHVFIWERSTANLCMLLEADQHVVNCLQPHPYLPMLATSGIDYDVKLWAPINEETSFDDKFAEDLKKRNAVMLEETKDTITVPAVFMIRMLACLNQIRRGRGRNRRRSGDETDELRGG; encoded by the exons ATGAGAAGGGCAGAGACATTTAATAATCAATTCACATGCCACAGCGGAACCACTTATGAAATTGCTACTATACCCAATGAACCGCACAGTTTTCTCAGTTGCGGAGAAGACGGAACTGTCAGATGGTTTGATCTCAGAGTCAAGGACAAATGTAACTCCTCAAGGTGCAAAGAT GATGTACTGATCTCGTGTCAAAGAGCCGTAACAGCTCTATCTGTTAATCCACTTATGCCTCATCAACTGGCGATTGGATGTTCTGATAGCACAGTGCGAACTTTTGATAGAAGAATGCTTGGGACCCCAGCCACAG gTTGGACTGATAATGGTGGGTCAGTGAGACCACTGTGCAGCTTCACCGTCCCCGAATTTGAAGGGAATTCATACAGAATAACATCGTTGAGTTATAGTCCAGATGGACAAGACGTCCTCGTCAGCTACAGCAGCGATcacctttatttatttagcgTAAAG GATCAAGGCAGTGTACATTTGAAAAAAGACTCTGTCCTCGGTAAGGGCAAAGGGAAGAAACATCCTCTGAGATCCCCTCAGCCAGTAAGAAGATTGAGACTCAGAGGTGATTGGTCTGACACTGGGCCTGATGCACGTCCGGAACGTGAAGGTGGTCGCCGCGGTGGGACtg AAATAGCTCAAGCTCGTCCTGTGCTGCATACATCGTTGATGCAGAGAATGACAGATGTTCTCAGTCGTATGTTGAATGACCCTGCTACTCGAGCTGCGCTTAGCGGCGGTGGTGAAGATAGCCTTGAAGGTGTTGTAGATCAACAAGAGGAGAGTAATCAAAATGTAAGTGGTAATGTTGAGAACAACAATGAAGTGAGCGGCGACAGGGCGAGCGATGAAGTCGAATCACTGGAAGGAATAACGGAGCCTG TCATTGCAGAGCCAAGCGGTAACAGTCAAGTAGAAAGtttgaatttgattgaaaCCGTGGCTCCAACTACCGACAGCATAATGGTAGATGCAAATGCTGAAGAGTTCGAAAATAACTCAAGCGTTCCTGTTATACCTCCATCTGAGTTACCTACAGCTGTACCTGCATTGACCGAGAACAGATCAATTCTCACCAAATCTGATGATGTTCCTATGGAAACTGATTCTAGTCATACCGATGTATCAAAGGCTTCCATCCAATCACTGAAATCACTCAGTATATCGAGGTTAGATAACCAGAATAGAGCGGACAGTGCAGTTCCCAGCACAAGTATTGACGCTAATAGAGAAGATAGTATGATAGAAAATCTGCAAGACAGATTAACCACAATGCGAGATGGATTTCTTGAACG TCATGGCAGTGAACCAGCTGTAAGTTTAACCTACTCTGACAGAAGTTCAACAGGTGCTACCATTTCTCTAGGTGTTGGAGACGAAGTCATTCGTGATGGTTTTCATCCAG GTCCATCCAGTAGCCAAAATGCTAACAGTGCAATAGATAATGTGGGGCCAAGTCTAAATCGCAACAAACAACCGACATGTAATACAACTGAAG ATTCCGACGAAGATGTGTATAACGACAGTGATGATGAGGACATCAGTCCAACCAGGAG GAATGTGAATCCGATTGAAACAGAGATGGATGAGGCTATAGCGAGTGCTCGTGGATCCCAGGGTCATGAAATGTTTGATGAAAGTTGTCTAACAGAATTAAGAGTCAAACAGAAATATATGGGTCATCGTAATGCGAG TTTCTTTAGGACCATGATTAAAGAAGCTAACTTTTGGGGTGACGATTACGTCATGTCTGGCAGTGACTGTGGGCATGTCTTTATTTGGGAAAGAAGTACAGCGAACTTGTGTATGCTTCTCGAGGCTGATCAGCACGTAGTTAATTGCCTACAGCCGCACCCCTACCTACCAATGTTAGCCACCTCGGGAATTGATTATGATGTCAAATTATGGGCGCCAATTAATGAGGAAACGAGTTTTGACGATAAATTTGCCGAAGAT ctcAAGAAACGTAATGCCGTTATGTTGGAAGAGACTAAAGATACCATCACAGTGCCTGCAGTATTTATGATCAGGATGTTGGCATGCCTCAACCAGATACGCAGAG
- the LOC107225062 gene encoding 28S ribosomal protein S31, mitochondrial, which yields MITLRILTRNITPQIATSTQHLHSSKVLFSADSSDSDSSDDEKNKRKIVASNSVAKKEPRVDRLNALLQTMTMNAKTPSKVDIAVKPKKISNARSQLSKKNEKTIVNLFEKKLTGAAKDVAATFGGDTSKTESELLKKILTPSKSSEEPMDLSKLVKGMNIDRRKPQEYQSNSRADQVHDIIQKTKQNAPIQQQMSRPKFSGKSRKKIHINARVTVDSGNPLGIFEMDPEAVVDPNIPTLQTWDHLEKRDLKLLVTHPPIHFIDQMIQWTEQGKLWRFPIDNEQDLTIDQEEHFSDHVFLEPYLEGWCPRKGPIRHFMELVCVGLSKNAFMTAQEKKDHIMWFKEYFDKKRDLLTELGAYGTEKSSEELKQVEA from the exons atgataactTTACGCATTTTGACAAG AAATATAACACCCCAAATAGCAACGTCAACGCAGCATTTGCATTCGTCAAAAGTATTATTTAGTGCCGATTCTTCTGATTCTGATTCATCGgatgatgagaaaaataaaagaaaaattgtggCATCGAATAGTGTTGCAAAGAAAGAGCCACGTGTTGATCGGTTGAATGCATTATTACAAACTATGACAATG AATGCGAAGACCCCATCCAAAGTTGATATTGCAGtaaaaccgaaaaaaataaGCAATGCCAGATCCCAACTgtcaaagaaaaatgagaaaacaatTGTCAATCTATTTG aaaagaaattgacCGGCGCAGCCAAAGATGTAGCAGCAACTTTTGGAGGGGATACAAGCAAAACTGAATCAgagttgttgaaaaaaatcttgacTCCAAGTAAAAGTTCTGAAGAACCCATGGATTTGAG TAAACTGGTCAAAGGAATGAACATAGATCGCAGAAAACCCCAAGAATATCAATCAAACAGCCGGGCAGACCAGGTTCATGACATAATACAAAAAACTAAACAAAATGCTCCGATCCAACAACAGATGAGTAGGCCCAAATTCAGCGGAAAAAGtcgtaaaaaaatacacat TAATGCAAGAGTTACCGTTGATTCGGGAAACCCATTGGGTATTTTCGAAATGGATCCTGAAGCTGTGGTCGATCCTAACATACCCACTCTTCAGACTTGGGACCATCTAGAGAAGCGGGATCTAAAGCTCTTAGTCACTCATCCTCCTATTCATTTTATTGACCAAATGATTCAGTGGACCGAACAGGGAAAACTCTGGCGATTCCCTATTGATAATGAACAAG aTCTAACCATCGATCAAGAGGAACACTTTTCCGATCACGTCTTCCTGGAACCGTATTTAGAAGGCTGGTGCCCAAGAAAAGGACCCATCAGACACTTTATGGAATTAGTATGTGTTGGGCTATCTAAAAATGCATTTATGACTGCTCAAGAGAAAAAAGACCACATTATGTGGTTCAAAGAGTACTTTGACAAGAAACGGGATCTCCTGACGGAATTGGGAGCTTATGGTACAGAGAAAAGCAGTGAAGAATTAAAACAAGTCGAAGCATAA
- the LOC107225063 gene encoding snRNA-activating protein complex subunit 4, giving the protein MSDLEDEDVILDDIKALQEVLTKKQSDGLKKELVSEDPFRTEHSQCEPSTSQANNPLSPSSTIQDCCTVDPLVDGEESDNEWNENINSSLDLSSPEAALNLNRKIINLLVNAQRKLRLLLKECQRKQVLIDEKLQKINSNPFSRTLLTISGIPYFKDKRHFPAPKNQDAKLKANRGELQIIELPCPLRWTLKDRNTLWEAIFCEAKMIAQQVARKQQPNNGQHLSYAEDPLNLEFKLTAKRIPEQIAQTFKNLVGPIGSREFDWLKIAVTDFNERHSASECRAMWNVFLHPDINKSKWKKAEDMDLKKLAENYNFQNWDLVAEKLGTNRTGYQCFIRFNTNFRNNMLNRNSFWSKEEDQKLIDAVNGLRTGNFIPWGEVAKLMGQRRKQQIYMRWNYSLAPNLKKGRFTEEEDKLLLAGVNKFGANFTKISVSLLPHRTTAQLNDHYRTLLHEKKNEWTLQDDTKLVDLVEKFGNNWSAISKEFSNKSRVQVRHRHTSILRYLSRGLSLRSIPRWGQKSEEVCIEDSTMTGEERLQEISRCLRTPYEKDGNDGKRSNLSDIDIELQDYFKGMYRTTSKPGRNSKFYTAEELNYKTPRLHVMLQLLNADLDIPDDFDQEPQLTEKDKQLLTSLVKYSRDETLASDMQQKLVEHTRQKMFGSSMVTECEDRFIPPFPFDGKKIISRIKKGTVTGINYDPTNEPTTVELDKNFKTPELVISQMGGLQSELAFEKMAKKFIGKTENFPTDTVFSKEIPERSGKLLPIKFISLPNSGKLNSASEIIDMNAPSTSGVVSNPDTSETEQSMPGINESSSKITRRKLTKYWPEMLIPPNYTTLLGFRGILLSKHILEADNLVEDEYDELEDYRMTTEGRQALELFEERLAKLFKFPIELSEVAPPVLHDMREKDLDSVGNNCQRRRKGSKECGGSETKRKAKFAKLNVEEISET; this is encoded by the coding sequence ATGAGTGATTTAGAGGACGAGGATGTAATACTCGACGACATAAAAGCTCTCCAAGAAGTTCTTACGAAAAAACAATCGGACGGTTTGAAAAAGGAGTTGGTTTCCGAAGATCCATTTAGAACAGAACACAGTCAATGCGAGCCGTCAACGTCTCAAGCGAACAATCCTCTATCCCCGTCGAGCACGATTCAGGACTGCTGCACTGTCGACCCACTTGTCGATGGCGAAGAAAGTGATAACGAATGGAACGAGAATATCAATAGCAGTTTGGATCTTTCGAGTCCCGAGGCTGCGTTGAAtctaaatagaaaaataataaatctctTGGTGAATGCTCAAAGAAAGCTTCGCCTCTTGCTCAAAGAGTGTCAGCGTAAACAAGTGCTAATAGATGAAAAACTTCAAAAGATAAATTCCAACCCATTTTCTAGAACGCTATTAACCATTAGCGGGATCCCATATTTCAAAGACAAGCGTCATTTTCCTGCACCCAAGAACCAGGACGCTAAGTTGAAAGCCAATCGTGGTGAGCTACAGATCATTGAACTTCCGTGCCCTTTGCGATGGACTCTGAAAGATCGGAACACGCTATGGGAGGCTATTTTTTGCGAGGCTAAGATGATTGCCCAACAAGTAGCAAGAAAACAACAACCTAATAACGGGCAACACTTGAGCTATGCAGAGGATCCTCTGAACCTGGAATTCAAGCTGACGGCTAAGAGAATACCGGAGCAGATAGCTCAGACCTTCAAGAACTTGGTTGGTCCGATAGGATCGAGGGAATTTGACTGGTTGAAAATAGCAGTAACCGATTTCAATGAGAGACATTCCGCCAGCGAGTGCAGAGCAATGTGGAACGTTTTCCTACATCCTGACATCAACAAGAGTAAATGGAAGAAGGCTGAGGATATGGATCTAAAAAAGTTGGCTGAGAATTACAACTTTCAAAACTGGGACCTAGTGGCTGAAAAATTGGGCACAAATCGTACAGGATATCAATGTTTTATTAGATTCAATACCAATTTTAGAAACAACATGTTGAACAGGAACAGTTTTTGGTCAAAAGAAGAAGACCAGAAACTTATTGACGCTGTAAATGGATTGAGGACTGGGAATTTTATTCCATGGGGAGAGGTCGCTAAGCTTATGGGACAGAGACGAAAGCAGCAGATATACATGCGCTGGAATTACAGTCTTGCTCCTAATTTGAAAAAGGGTAGATTCACCGAAGAAGAGGACAAGCTCCTACTTGCAGGTGTTAACAAGTTTGGGgctaattttacaaaaatttcagtttctcTGCTGCCTCACAGAACTACGGCGCAGTTGAACGATCACTATAGAACACTTCtgcatgagaaaaaaaatgagtggACTTTACAAGACGATACCAAACTGGTAGatctcgttgaaaaatttggcaaCAATTGGTCCGCTATTTCCAAAGAATTCTCCAACAAGTCTAGAGTCCAAGTTAGACATCGCCATACGTCGATACTCCGATATCTGAGTCGGGGCTTGTCCCTCAGATCCATACCCAGGTGGGGACAAAAGTCTGAAGAAGTTTGCATCGAAGATTCAACGATGACTGGTGAAGAAAGGCTTCAAGAAATAAGTAGGTGTTTGAGAACTCCGTATGAAAAGGATGGAAACGATGGAAAGAGAAGTAATCTATCTGATATTGATATAGAGCTTCAGGATTACTTCAAAGGAATGTATCGAACCACTTCGAAACCTGGAAGAAACAGCAAATTTTATACTGCCGAGGAGCTCAACTATAAAACTCCGAGGCTTCACGTTATGTTGCAACTGCTGAATGCTGATCTTGATATTCCTGATGATTTCGACCAGGAACCACAGTTGACGGAAAAAGATAAGCAGCTGCTGACTTCCTTAGTAAAGTATTCAAGGGATGAAACCCTGGCGTCTGACATGCAACAAAAATTGGTTGAACATACCAGGCAAAAGATGTTTGGATCATCTATGGTGACAGAGTGTGAAGATCGTTTTATACCACCGTTTCCATTTGATGGTAAGAAAATTATCTCACGAATTAAAAAAGGAACAGTTACCGGAATAAATTACGATCCTACGAACGAGCCAACCACTGTTGAACTAGataaaaacttcaaaacaCCTGAGCTAGTCATATCGCAAATGGGCGGTTTGCAAAGCGAACTTGCATTTGAGAAGATGGCCAAGAAATTTATCGGCAAAACCGAAAACTTTCCGACAGATACTGTGTTTTCAAAGGAGATACCTGAACGATCCGGTAAACTATTGccgataaaattcatttccctACCAAATAGTGGGAAGTTAAATAGTGCAAGTGAAATTATTGATATGAACGCCCCAAGTACATCAGGTGTCGTTTCCAATCCAGATACAAGTGAAACAGAGCAAAGTATGCCAGGTATAAATGAGTCATCTTCGAAAATTACCAGAAGGAAACTCACCAAGTATTGGCCAGAAATGCTGATACCTCCAAATTACACAACTTTACTAGGGTTTCGTggaatattattatcaaaacacattcttgaggCAGATAATTTGGTGGAAGACGAATATGATGAACTTGAAGATTATAGGATGACAACAGAGGGTCGACAAGCCTTGGAATTATTTGAGGAACGTTTAGCTAAGCTTTTTAAATTTCCTATAGAATTGTCCGAAGTAGCACCACCTGTATTACACGATATGAGAGAAAAAGATTTGGACAGTGTTGGGAACAATtgtcaaagaagaagaaaaggcaGTAAGGAATGTGGGGGATcggaaacaaaaagaaaagcaaagtTTGCAAAACTCAATGTTGAAGAAATTTCTGAGacatga